In Methanosarcina siciliae T4/M, one genomic interval encodes:
- a CDS encoding Eco57I restriction-modification methylase domain-containing protein: MELPKPVEISPMLIDEARMLKESNKANQNFFMDNGKYNIKNLGTVHTPRSLVRYILNSVGYSPEKFESERIIDLASGTGSFTFEIASILHNHLISLGYDSSDYEDAKKIIEIMSNHIYAFDINSISILITLKRYLSIILDEIELIRQYDPNYLPQLNVYEENSLLSAYNLNLKFDYVVSNPPYVRYNEIDNNVKKAYKRLYETSSGKFDLYSLFFELGIQLLKNKGKLGYITPNSYFSTLYAKPLRSLILSKTKILKLFDLEEARPFSNVNVYPVITVLSKERVSFAQENIFPYIKVNEVFNDINAEYKPTNFREISVAQAGLGSNGWNFLPDSISSLRKNLSSTLPPISSLPIEIKAGVATGCDDIFVLKGDFLDIEDELLIPLIRGKDIDRYSINWERTYLLNPYMENGVPIDLEEYPLAKKYLIINRERLSRRYHVKKGKKWYETHDRVNLKRDRKRRIVGPDIAYSCRFAVEEGTYLCHNSCYSFFYSGDLDIFVAVLNSKFFEFVLKSSLPKIGAGYWRQMKKNLINLPILNPETFDLNERKRIKHLIEKSEWEEIDEVIFNKIGLQEDEVNIIYDFLKK, encoded by the coding sequence ATGGAGTTGCCTAAGCCAGTGGAAATTTCACCTATGCTGATAGATGAAGCAAGAATGTTAAAGGAAAGCAACAAGGCGAATCAAAATTTCTTTATGGATAATGGTAAGTATAACATCAAAAATTTAGGAACAGTTCATACGCCTCGGAGCCTAGTTAGATATATACTAAATTCGGTAGGTTATTCACCTGAGAAATTTGAAAGTGAACGTATTATAGACTTAGCTAGTGGAACAGGTTCTTTTACATTTGAGATTGCTTCGATTTTACACAATCATCTGATTAGTTTAGGTTACGATAGCTCGGATTATGAAGATGCTAAAAAAATTATAGAAATAATGTCAAACCACATATATGCTTTTGATATAAACAGTATATCAATATTAATTACATTAAAAAGATACCTGTCCATTATTTTGGATGAGATTGAGTTAATTAGGCAATATGATCCCAATTACTTGCCACAGCTAAACGTATATGAAGAGAATAGTCTTTTATCAGCTTATAATTTAAATCTTAAATTTGATTATGTTGTTTCTAATCCTCCTTATGTACGTTATAATGAAATTGATAATAATGTAAAAAAGGCCTATAAGAGATTGTATGAAACATCATCTGGAAAATTCGATCTTTATAGCTTGTTCTTTGAACTTGGGATACAATTATTGAAAAATAAAGGGAAATTAGGTTATATAACCCCGAATAGTTATTTTTCAACATTATATGCGAAGCCCTTACGATCACTAATTCTTTCAAAAACTAAAATTTTAAAATTATTTGATCTTGAAGAAGCAAGACCTTTTTCAAATGTTAATGTTTATCCTGTGATAACGGTTTTATCTAAAGAAAGGGTAAGTTTTGCTCAAGAGAATATTTTTCCATATATTAAAGTAAATGAAGTTTTTAACGATATCAATGCGGAATACAAACCGACAAACTTTAGGGAGATTTCTGTTGCACAAGCAGGTTTAGGTTCAAACGGTTGGAATTTTTTACCTGATTCGATTAGTTCTTTAAGAAAAAATCTCTCTAGTACTTTGCCTCCAATATCGAGTCTTCCTATAGAAATCAAAGCTGGTGTTGCTACAGGTTGTGATGATATATTTGTTCTAAAAGGAGATTTTTTGGATATTGAGGATGAACTCTTGATTCCATTAATAAGGGGCAAAGATATAGATAGATATTCGATAAATTGGGAAAGAACGTATTTATTGAATCCTTATATGGAAAATGGAGTTCCAATTGATTTAGAAGAATATCCTCTGGCCAAAAAATATCTAATAATTAACAGAGAAAGACTTAGCAGAAGGTATCATGTTAAAAAAGGTAAAAAATGGTATGAAACACATGATCGTGTTAATCTAAAAAGAGATCGCAAAAGAAGAATAGTTGGACCGGATATTGCTTATTCTTGCCGTTTTGCTGTAGAAGAGGGAACTTACTTATGCCATAATAGTTGCTACTCTTTCTTTTATAGCGGCGATCTGGATATTTTTGTAGCTGTTCTCAATTCAAAATTCTTTGAATTTGTTTTGAAATCTTCCTTGCCTAAGATTGGTGCAGGATATTGGCGCCAAATGAAAAAAAATCTAATTAATTTACCCATTTTAAATCCAGAAACTTTTGATTTAAATGAACGAAAAAGGATCAAACATCTTATAGAAAAGAGTGAGTGGGAAGAAATAGATGAAGTAATATTCAATAAAATTGGCTTACAGGAAGATGAGGTAAACATTATATATGATTTCCTTAAAAAATGA
- a CDS encoding AAA family ATPase — MIEIIIMITGPSCAGKTSVCDFFEKRRGIKIIHDSSIVKKRYEKEKVNSSILDFVKKEYETKGKKTFAEDFLSYAKIFNEYDHLVIEGIRSVEELKVFRENYDDVYCLGIFADTKTRFERNKSRGGREHITDYDKFIMRDLIEYSFGVSTLMAEYCDKIIVNESSVEIFYDEIEKEIEKKVLIF; from the coding sequence GTGATTGAAATTATAATAATGATCACAGGGCCTTCATGTGCAGGAAAAACTAGTGTATGTGACTTCTTTGAAAAAAGAAGAGGCATAAAAATTATCCACGATAGTTCAATAGTAAAAAAAAGGTATGAAAAAGAAAAGGTTAATTCTTCAATATTGGACTTCGTCAAAAAAGAATATGAAACGAAAGGAAAAAAGACATTTGCGGAGGATTTTTTATCTTATGCTAAAATATTTAATGAATATGATCATCTAGTTATTGAGGGGATAAGATCTGTAGAAGAATTGAAAGTTTTCAGAGAGAATTATGATGACGTATATTGTTTAGGTATATTTGCGGACACAAAAACACGTTTTGAAAGAAATAAAAGTAGGGGTGGAAGAGAACATATTACAGATTATGATAAATTCATAATGAGAGATCTAATAGAATATTCATTCGGTGTTTCGACTTTAATGGCAGAATACTGCGATAAAATAATAGTTAATGAAAGCTCTGTTGAAATATTTTACGATGAAATAGAAAAAGAGATAGAAAAAAAAGTACTCATTTTTTAA
- a CDS encoding non-canonical purine NTP pyrophosphatase, with the protein MEKIPLLLVTTSLKKYKHLEYLAKKHHIEIYWANKEYKEIQENDMYLLLNSAMKEIPNSLKKTFLIIEQTSVFLDSYEKSGVKGPGYYFKDWWGGKSFEELKIIVSRNPRASIESGIALNIPNYSEPLIFKNMQKGRVSFEGKILEENEKYEWLKDRDFNFYFVPDGAKKVYCNMEIDEFIKYDFRRPSFEEACKRIDEYSAIINSGLSIEEIKKMASKYSMKEFAEEKPKITKQSTIDYIVGEEQKGD; encoded by the coding sequence ATGGAAAAAATTCCTTTATTGTTGGTTACAACTAGCCTCAAGAAGTATAAGCACCTAGAATATCTAGCTAAAAAACACCATATTGAAATCTATTGGGCAAATAAAGAGTACAAAGAGATTCAAGAAAACGATATGTATCTCCTTCTAAATTCAGCTATGAAAGAGATTCCGAACAGCTTAAAAAAGACCTTTTTAATTATTGAACAAACTTCAGTCTTTTTAGATAGCTATGAAAAAAGTGGAGTTAAAGGACCTGGATATTATTTTAAAGATTGGTGGGGTGGAAAATCTTTCGAAGAACTAAAAATTATTGTTAGTAGAAATCCACGTGCTTCAATTGAGTCAGGTATTGCACTAAACATTCCAAATTATTCAGAACCTCTGATTTTTAAAAACATGCAGAAAGGGAGAGTAAGCTTTGAAGGGAAAATTCTGGAAGAAAACGAGAAATACGAATGGCTAAAAGACAGAGATTTTAATTTTTATTTTGTTCCTGATGGAGCCAAAAAAGTGTATTGTAATATGGAAATTGACGAATTTATAAAGTATGACTTTAGGAGACCAAGTTTTGAGGAAGCATGTAAGAGGATAGATGAATACAGTGCGATAATAAATTCGGGGCTTAGTATTGAAGAAATCAAGAAAATGGCATCTAAATACTCAATGAAAGAATTTGCAGAGGAAAAGCCAAAAATTACCAAACAATCTACTATAGACTATATAGTAGGCGAAGAGCAAAAAGGTGATTGA
- a CDS encoding shikimate kinase produces the protein MTADPLIPGIFGTVFLIFAGRKRVAMNITLIGMAGAGKSTIGKALAKRLDYTFIDVDGMITKKTGMPLQALIDKQGDSALIRFEEEAILELEQVDNCIISPGGSVVYSEKAMEHLKKISKIVFLDASFRSIVRRIPNARKRGIVGLRDRSLKELFEERLVLYKKYADFSIRLKGRENVQRVAGKIIKLCFDSEP, from the coding sequence TTGACTGCCGACCCTCTCATCCCGGGGATTTTCGGCACTGTGTTCTTGATTTTTGCAGGCAGGAAGCGTGTAGCAATGAATATAACTTTAATTGGAATGGCAGGAGCGGGGAAGAGTACTATAGGCAAGGCACTTGCAAAACGCCTGGATTATACTTTTATTGATGTTGACGGCATGATAACAAAGAAGACCGGAATGCCCCTTCAGGCTCTGATTGACAAACAGGGGGATTCGGCTTTGATCAGGTTTGAAGAAGAAGCCATTCTGGAACTTGAGCAGGTGGACAACTGCATCATCTCTCCGGGGGGAAGCGTGGTTTATTCCGAAAAAGCCATGGAACACCTGAAAAAAATCTCAAAGATAGTCTTTCTGGATGCTTCTTTCAGAAGCATAGTAAGAAGGATCCCCAATGCAAGAAAGCGAGGTATAGTCGGGCTCAGGGACAGAAGCCTTAAAGAACTTTTTGAAGAGAGGCTTGTCCTGTATAAGAAGTATGCTGACTTTTCAATAAGGCTTAAAGGAAGGGAAAATGTTCAGAGGGTTGCGGGGAAAATAATTAAACTCTGCTTTGATTCAGAACCCTGA
- a CDS encoding ACT domain-containing protein, producing the protein MTSSRFIITVIGSDRVGIVARITTVMANYNVNIVDISQTIMQGIFTMIMLAEAPKDNFDLSAFQQAMDAEGKSLGVEVKVQHEDVFRFMHRI; encoded by the coding sequence ATGACATCGAGCCGTTTCATTATCACGGTTATCGGCAGCGACAGGGTAGGTATAGTTGCCAGAATCACCACGGTGATGGCAAATTACAATGTAAATATTGTCGATATCAGCCAGACTATCATGCAGGGCATCTTTACCATGATCATGCTTGCCGAAGCTCCGAAGGACAACTTTGACCTTTCGGCTTTCCAGCAGGCTATGGATGCCGAAGGGAAGAGCCTTGGAGTTGAGGTCAAGGTGCAGCATGAAGATGTTTTCCGTTTCATGCACAGGATCTGA
- a CDS encoding PFL family protein yields the protein MIINPNEILETIQMVRMEHLDIRTVTMGISLRDCSHPDLEVFNENIYEKITSRAKELVRTTNEIQSLYGIPIINRRISVTPISIAAESCRSQDFVSVAKTMDEAAREAGVDFIGGFSALVHKGETQGDLKLINSIPEALASTEKVCSSVNVATTKAGINMDAVGMMGKVIKETAELTADRDGIGCAKLVVFANAPEDNPFMAGAFHGIGEPECVINVGVSGPGVVNAALCELENPNLTEISETIKKTAFKITRMGEMVGKEVSRRLGVEFGILDLSLAPTPAIGDSVAAILEAMGLERCGTHGTTAALALLNDAVKKGGAMASSSVGGLSGAFIPVSEDAGMIEAVKAGALSLEKLEAMTCVCSVGLDMIAVPGDTSATTLSAIIADEMAVGVINKKTTAVRIIPAPGKAVGDSVEFGGLLGNAPIMPVSSFSSETFVNRGGRIPAPIQSLTN from the coding sequence ATGATTATAAACCCGAACGAAATCCTGGAAACAATTCAAATGGTCAGGATGGAACACCTGGATATCAGAACCGTCACCATGGGGATCAGTCTCAGGGACTGCAGCCATCCGGATCTTGAGGTTTTCAACGAAAACATCTATGAGAAAATAACTTCCAGAGCAAAGGAGCTTGTCCGGACAACGAATGAGATCCAGAGTCTTTACGGGATTCCTATTATCAACAGGCGAATTTCCGTAACTCCGATATCCATAGCTGCCGAAAGCTGCAGGTCTCAGGACTTCGTTTCCGTTGCAAAGACAATGGATGAAGCTGCAAGGGAAGCGGGTGTGGATTTTATAGGAGGGTTCAGCGCTCTTGTCCATAAAGGAGAAACCCAAGGAGACCTCAAACTGATAAACTCCATTCCCGAAGCCCTCGCATCTACCGAGAAAGTCTGTTCGTCCGTAAACGTTGCAACCACAAAAGCAGGCATTAATATGGACGCAGTCGGCATGATGGGCAAAGTGATCAAAGAGACTGCGGAGCTGACCGCTGACAGGGACGGGATAGGCTGTGCCAAACTGGTGGTTTTTGCAAATGCTCCCGAAGATAATCCCTTTATGGCGGGCGCTTTTCATGGTATAGGCGAGCCTGAGTGTGTTATCAATGTGGGGGTAAGCGGACCTGGAGTGGTCAATGCCGCTCTTTGCGAACTTGAAAACCCGAACCTTACGGAAATCTCCGAGACGATCAAAAAGACAGCCTTCAAAATCACCCGCATGGGGGAAATGGTTGGAAAGGAGGTTTCTCGAAGGCTTGGGGTGGAATTCGGAATTCTTGACCTCTCGCTTGCTCCGACTCCGGCAATCGGGGACAGTGTTGCTGCGATTCTTGAAGCTATGGGGCTTGAGCGCTGCGGGACCCACGGGACAACGGCAGCCCTTGCCCTCCTGAATGACGCCGTAAAAAAAGGTGGAGCAATGGCTTCTTCTTCCGTAGGAGGCTTAAGCGGAGCTTTTATTCCGGTCAGTGAGGATGCAGGCATGATCGAAGCAGTAAAAGCCGGAGCCCTTTCTCTGGAAAAACTCGAAGCCATGACCTGCGTCTGTTCCGTGGGGCTTGACATGATAGCAGTTCCGGGTGATACTTCAGCTACTACCCTTTCTGCAATCATTGCCGATGAAATGGCGGTTGGAGTAATCAACAAAAAGACAACAGCCGTCCGTATCATCCCGGCTCCGGGAAAAGCCGTAGGGGATTCCGTGGAGTTCGGCGGGCTTCTCGGAAATGCACCTATTATGCCGGTAAGCAGTTTCAGTTCCGAGACTTTCGTAAATCGGGGAGGAAGGATTCCGGCTCCCATCCAGTCGCTTACGAACTGA